The Juglans regia cultivar Chandler chromosome 10, Walnut 2.0, whole genome shotgun sequence genome includes the window TTTTAGTGTCTCAAAATTGCCTCTGGATTTCTGAGTTTGCAAGGGTTATGTGTAGCGAGGGTGCCTAAGATGTTTATGATTGTTAACGTCTTAAGAGAAATATGGACTTTATACGAACAGAGGATAAGGAAGCAGAAAAGCTAACCTCAGATGGAAAATCAGAAGAGAAGAGTTGGCAGAAGCCCCAAAAAGCATCAAAGCCATCCACGGTTGGtataatgaagaagaagaagaaggataaAGACAAAGGAGTTGATGAGATTATCTCTGTAGTCAGGAATTTGTCTGATGAGAGCACTGATTCAGAAGAAGCTGATTTCTGGATGCCTCTTGTGGGAGAACACCGTGATTTTGATAATGGAGGAGATCGATGGTGTTGCAGTTCAGAGTCGGGGCAGGAAAGCGACAAGGTTAATGGAATGGGTATGTTTTGCCTTATGCTGACTCAAATTTTGTTCCTTTGTAAATTGAATCGTTCACTTATTCTGTTGAGCATGGTCATTGACTCAtttttatccattttctttaaatggTAAATTGATCGTTTGTCCTATTGGTTCAAACCTGATTATTGTTGAAGAGGCTATGATATGAATGTTCATCATGATGGATATAAGACTTTGGGAAATAATTCTGGCCCGCACAATGGTACAATGAGAGATAATTGGATGACACAATGATAAAATCCAAATTTAATGAACAAACGTCATCATCAAGTTATGGAAGTTGGATTTAATTACCAGGCTGCAAAAGCTAACAGTGTTGATTACATGGAAAAatctttttactttattttagatctcatctcatcaattGATATAGCTGAGTTCCAACCAAGTCCTTAAAGTGAAGCTGCATGTATTCTAGACTTTTTAGTTATTTCGTTCTCTATTAGACTATTACTATCTTAAAAAGAATCCTTAGGAAAAGCATTTTGGATTTGTCATCTGGGAGCTACTTTACCATCATCCAAATTTCCAAATTCAACGGTTTTAATTAATCCCCCCCCATAATTATTCGTCTTGGAACCCATACCCAGAGTCCAAACCCTTTTTTGACAAAACGGCTTGTTTAAACGTCCATGGTTTAGCTCACATACTAAGCATGAATTTCAATATGCTGAGTTGTGGCCCCCCTGTTCTTAGCTAATTGCAATAGATGGGCACCTCTCCTTAAGGCTGCATGCCTCAAGAGGAAGCCTTATAGTCCTAGTTTGTGGTCTAATAGTGCTCATTGTGTCCACATCTCTCATTTTTTCTCGAGGGGATGTCAATAGAAATCCTTTACATGCATCACATGTTTTGAGCTAAATGTTTCTGAAATTAGCCAATTTTCGTTTCAACTGGTAGTCTTTTGGCTTTCAGCATATTGTTATCTCATTCTCTCAAACCCCTGTTACTGAATTTGATGGTATATTGTTATCATCGATGGTCCAGCTGAAGAAGGTGGCAAGGACACAGAAGAACTCTCTatgtggtaatttttttttcatcatctaGTATCTCAACCATCTATTTTGAACTGGCATGCAATGGTTTCTGCGGGTGAGGaacttgtgtttttttatgCTATGCAGGACAAAAAGAATGTCCATTGAAATTGGACCTAGCAGTTTTGC containing:
- the LOC109010183 gene encoding uncharacterized protein LOC109010183 isoform X1, encoding MATIEEKSSNKEGNNLLATPTFTELVNGRFKCVETGHEVLAKDRESYSQSKRCRLCLIDFAISQNKPPLNMFKQDPLSRSKLICKLTGDTINKCEEHIWKHINGKRFLNKLEDKEAEKLTSDGKSEEKSWQKPQKASKPSTVGIMKKKKKDKDKGVDEIISVVRNLSDESTDSEEADFWMPLVGEHRDFDNGGDRWCCSSESGQESDKVNGMAEEGGKDTEELSMWTKRMSIEIGPSSFASRKKRCKKNLTN
- the LOC109010183 gene encoding uncharacterized protein LOC109010183 isoform X2; the encoded protein is MATIEEKSSNKEGNNLLATPTFTELVNGRFKCVETGHEVLAKDRESYSQSKRCRLCLIDFAISQNKPPLNMFKQDPLSRSKLICKLTGDTINKCEEHIWKHINGKRFLNKLEDKEAEKLTSDGKSEEKSWQKPQKASKPSTVGIMKKKKKDKDKGVDEIISVVRNLSDESTDSEEADFWMPLVGEHRDFDNGGDRWCCSSESGQESDKVNGMAYCYLILSNPCY